AATCTCCTGTATCTTCTCGATAGGAGCCATCCTGGCGACACCGCCGGCCTTCCTGATGTCAGCGGGAACGCGGTGGAGGGCCATGACGGAAACGGCTCCTGCCTCTTCGGCAATTCTCGCCTGCTCGGCGTTGGTGACGTCCATTATGACGCCGCCCTTCACCATCTTGGCGAATCCCCTCTTCAGCCTCTCGGTACCCTTAGCCTGAATAACGTCCAGCTTTCCCATATCCCACACCTCGGTTATGAGAATTCTAAACTCTATAATATAAGTCTTCCCTTAACGAACGGTGAGTGATGTCGAAAGATGTTTAAAAAGTATTGGCGAAGAGCGAAAAAGTTCATCAAAGCCTGCCAATTATCTCAAGGCTTACATCAAAGTTCTTGACCGAGTGCGTGAGATACCCAAGGCTGATGACGTCAACGTCGAGCTTCGCGTATTCAGTTATGTTCTCGGGGGTTATCCCACCGGAAACTTCTATTTTGACCTTCTCCCTCAGGCCTTCGCGCTTGAGGGCTTCGATAACCTCCGCTATTTCAGCAGGCTTCATGTTGTCGAGCATTACCACATCGGCCCCTGCTCTCGCTGCTTTCAGGGCATCTTCAAGGCTCTCGACCTCAACCTCGACAACCTTGTAGACGGAGAACTCCTTGGCGCGTTTTATAGCCTCTTCAAGGGGAACTAAGGCAAGGTGGTTGTCCTTTATGAGTATCGCGTCGCTGAGAGAGAAGCGATGAGTCTCTCCGCCTCCAATGAGGAGTGCACGCTTGTCTATGGGTTTGAGGAGGGTCTTTCTCGTCCCGGCGACTCTGACTTTGGGGTTCACGCTCTTGACTTTCTCCACGAGCTTCCTGACCTCAGTTGCAATTCCGCTCATCCTCCCCATTACGTTCAGGGCGGTCCTCTCCACCAGGAGAATCGCCCTCGCGTTGCCCTCAAGCTCGAGTATAACGTCTCTCTTCCCAACTAACTCTCCGTCCCGTTTTTTAACCTCTACTTTGACCCCAAAGTGTTCGAAAAGCGCTTTGGCCTCTTCCACGCCGGCTATGACACCATTCTGCTTTGCTATGATGACTGCCCTTGCCTTCATATCTTCAGGAATCACGGCCTCACTTGTGACGTCTCCAAAGGGCGCGTCTTCCTCGATGAACCTGAGCAGATACTCGAGCGGAACCATCACTCTCACCAGTTCTCACTCTAGTTCTCTCTTTATTTTGTTTTCTGATTTTGCCTTAATCACTGCCATTTTCCCTTCGGAGGGGATACTTTTTTATTTACTTGTGACAAAGTTAAACGGTGGGCCACCATGATAAAGAAAGCCGTCATCCCCATAGGTGGAGACGCCACGAGGCTCCGCCCTCTCACGATAGAGACTTCTAAGGGCTTGGTCAGGCTTTTGAACAAGCCCATTCTGGAGCACTCCATTCTCAGTCTCGCGAAGGACGGAATTGAGGAGGTCTACCTTGGGGTTAGGGGCTATGTGAACTACACGACGCTCTTTGACTACTTTCGAGAGGGCTACTGGCTGCAGAAGAAATATGGCCTTGAAAAAGAAATTAGAATCCGCTACATGCCGCGCTATGAGAGCACCACCAACGGCGACGCTGTCTGGTACACAATGGAGTACTACGGGATAAAAGAACCTGTGGTAGTTATCCAGGGCGACAACATCTACCAGCTCAACATCCAGGACATGTACAAGTGGCACAGGAAGAAAAACGCCTTCATGACGATTGCCCTCCAGCCGGTTGAAGACGTCACAGGCTTTG
This sequence is a window from Thermococcus kodakarensis KOD1. Protein-coding genes within it:
- the nadC gene encoding carboxylating nicotinate-nucleotide diphosphorylase, whose product is MVPLEYLLRFIEEDAPFGDVTSEAVIPEDMKARAVIIAKQNGVIAGVEEAKALFEHFGVKVEVKKRDGELVGKRDVILELEGNARAILLVERTALNVMGRMSGIATEVRKLVEKVKSVNPKVRVAGTRKTLLKPIDKRALLIGGGETHRFSLSDAILIKDNHLALVPLEEAIKRAKEFSVYKVVEVEVESLEDALKAARAGADVVMLDNMKPAEIAEVIEALKREGLREKVKIEVSGGITPENITEYAKLDVDVISLGYLTHSVKNFDVSLEIIGRL